Part of the Paenibacillus sp. YPG26 genome, AATAATGAAATACAAGACGGCCAAGGCAATCAAGGCGATGGATACGATGGAAAGAAGCTTACCGGCCCTGGACTTCCTCCTTCTCCTGCCCGGCCTGATAGATTGTGGGTTCACGCGATTCCTCAATATGCTGTACCTCCGTTAGTTATTGCTTAATTGCTTAATAAAAACAAAAAAACGTGAAGAACTCCCAAGGGAATTCCGCACGTTATATTGGTCACTGCGCTCAGTGTTCCCGGCAATCATCACATACACCATAGAACTCCATCCGGTGTCCAAACACTCGAAATCCGGTGCTTTCTTCCGCTTTGCGTTCTACTTCTGTCAAAGGTTCATACGAGAAATCCTTTATTTTGCCGCAGGTTCCGCATATCACATGATAGTGATCTGATACATCAGCATCGAACCGGCTGGAATTATCGCCATAAGTGAGTTCACGAACCATGCCAGCCTCAAGAAACATCTTAAGGTTGTTGTACACTGTCGCTACACTCATACTTGGAAAACGCGGCTCCAATGCCCGGTAAATCTCATCCGCAGTCGGATGTCCCATAGATTCCATCAAAAAAGACAAAATGGCGTGACGCTGCGGCGTAATGCGGACACCGTTGATTTTCAGTTGGTCTAGTGCATTCTGAACGCGCGTAGTCATGAAGTCCACCGCCTTTATCTACTACTTAAGTCCTGCTTAAATTATTCTAACTCTAACTTTATTGTACGTTTACACGAATTCGTTTGTCAACGGAACATGGCACCCGGCGCGGCTGCCATTCAGTTCGTATATTTGCGGACATTCAGATCACTGTTGCCTTCTACGTCAATTTTATACTTACCTTCCGCAGCCCCGCCCTTGATTGTCATGTTATCAATATCAAAAGGCAAATTCGTCTTAATCTCCCCATATCCGCTTGACCCCGTTAGAGAGTAATTGCCATGCGCGGGAATCCGCAGATCAATCTCCCCCACTGCACTATAGATTGTCCAATCTCCTCCTATAATAGGAGAGCGAATCCGGATTTGACCATTGAGAGACTCTGCCTGCAGTTTGTAATAGACTCCGTCCACAGAAATATTGCCATTTCTTGTATTGGCGCTTATGTCATCCCCCGCGTGAACGATGGAAATATCACCTATCATGGTATTAAATTTGAGGGGGCCGTAAATATCCATGCCAATCATTCTGCCTCCCAAGGTCTCGAAGTCTACCTTCCCTGTTACATTATGAAGCTCGACCCTGCCGCCTAACGTCTTACCCGTAACATCTCCTGTGACCTTATTCAAGTAGAGATTCCCCCTACCGGTCTGGAGGGAAATATCCGATACCGCTTCTATATTTACCATAGATATCCCGCCATTGGTGGTACTGATATTGAAGTCGAATTTGCGGCTCTCTGGAATGACTACCGTAAGGTTCACTCTCGGATGCCGGCTTCCCGAGGCACCATAAGTACGATCTTGCACCGCTATTCCTACCTTAGCCCCTTCAGAGGTCTGAATGATGGTATCCTTGGCGATGGTCTCAGCATCCTCATCCTGAGCTCTATCGATCCAGATTACAGGTCTCACAATAATATCATCCACCGGTGCCCGCTCAATGGCAATTCGTCCATTAATTCCATCGATTCTAACTTCTGAGGTTATGATATCAACAGGAATGAAGATCGGATCCCGGACCTCCTTATACCCTTTCTCATCGCTAAATTCAGAACCCGCTGCCGTAAGATCAAGGCTGACCCGGTTCCACAGATGCAGGTAGTGATCCTGCTGGGTAATGGCAAATACGGAGACTCCGAGAATCAAGGAGAGAAGCAGACCACCAAGATCAAATCGGAGCTTTCGATTCTGATTAGGACGCTTGAGCCTTTTCCACAAGATAAGAGCAATATACTCAATCCCGATCAGGATCAGCATGAGCGGCCACCACTTCAACAACGACAGAAGGTAATCCTGCATGAGCCATTGATCCAGTATAATTAGGATTCCCAGGGCTATAACCATTAACGAGGCTGTGAAGCGCCCTGTACGGATAAGCCTGCGCTGAAGTTCACGAACAATCATCCATACGCCTGAAATTATAAATACAGCGGCTATACAGTACCCTGCATTATACTGAAAGAACCCGTTCAGCCAGACCGGCTTGAGATGGAAGGCAAACACAAGCAGGCCTCCAGCAATGAGCAGCAATCCAAAACCCAGATGGCTCATAATTTTCTTAGGCTCAGCTGTGTCCTCACGGACATATCTGCTGTTCAATGCGTCGGTATTCTGCAATACACTGTACACACTGTAGAAGTATACAACCGGAATCAGAAGCGCCAGTAAAATAAGCAGCGGCACATTAACCCCGAAGCGTACGGAAGAAAAATACAAGATGGCGGAGACATCAATTACAACTAAATATATTAATCGTATTCCTGTACGAAACATACGCAGATACAGATGACCGAGGCCTGGGAAAAGTGCTGCCAGCAGTCCGGCAATGAACTTGCGCTTGCGCCGCCTTGGCTTAAAGCCTGGTCTGCTTTTGGCAGATTGACCCGTCACTTCTCCTTCAGACGCGCCCGGAAGGTTCAAGGACATGTTAGGTGGCTCCTTTCCCACATAATAATTCTCTCTTTGTCTCTCTCCTTATAGATAATACCCGATCCTACTCATGCAAGTAACTTGGAACTCACTGGAGAAAATAAAAATCTCCCAGAAGCGAACATAACAAGGAGCAGGTTCAGTTCCCCTTGTTACATCCCCGCCTGGGAGATTAAAGCCAGTACCTGGATGAGCAATCATCCATCCCGCTGCATCAACAAAAGTTCAACACCCAAATCAGCCATATAGGATTTGACAGGATCAAATCCGAATTTCTGGTACAGCTCCATGGCCGGATGATTCCGTATGCCCGCATTCACCATAAAGTGCCTGATGTGGGGATGATGCTCGAGCACATGCCGCAGCAGCCTGCTTCCAATGCCCTTCCGGAGATGATCCGGCTGAACCATCAGCCTGGTAATCATCAGTCTCCCGGGGGAATCTTCCGCCACCGCTATAGCACCAAGCAAGTCCCCGTCATCCGTAATTTCACCGTAGAATGTCTCTTCGGATTGTGACAGTGACTCAAAGGTCTCAGGCAAGTGGGGTATTTGCGTCAGCCCAATCGCCGAGGCCTCCAGCCGAAAAGCCAAGTGCTGAAGCAGCCATACCTGTTCTACCATGTCCAGGTCCTGCAGCGAGATGTTGGATATCATGCTATTGCTTCAAGACATCCACCAGGAGCTTGTTCACGAGCCCTGGATTGGCTTTCCCTTTGCTGCGCTTCATCACCTGTCCAACAAGGAACCCAATCGCTTTATCCTTACCGGCTTTGTAATCTTCAACAGATGCAGGATTCTCGGCAATAACCTCGTTAACGATGGCAAGTATCGCGCCTTCATCGCTAATTTGGACAAGTCCCTGCTCCTCAACGATCGTCTGCGGCAGCTTGCCGCTGCTGAGCATTTCCTTGAATACAGTCTTCGCAATCTTGCTGCTGATGGTCCCCTTCTCAATAAGCCCGATCATCTCACCCAACCCTTGACCGGTGAGCTTCACTTCAGACAGCTCCTGACCTGTACTGTTCAAATATCCAAGCAAATCTCCCATAATCCAGTTCGCTACGGACTTGGCATCTGAGGTATAGCTAAGACTCTCTTCGAATAGATCAGCCACAGGCTTGGATGAGGTTATTACACCGGCGTCATAGTCCGGAAGCCCAAGCTCATTCGTGTAACGCGCTTTTCGGGCATCCGGCAGTTCAGGAATCGTGGCTCTGATCCGGTCTTTCCAATCCTGATCGATATAGATCTTCACCAGATCCGGGTCCGGGAAATAACGATAGTCATGAGCCTGCTCCTTGCCGCGCATGGACAGGGTCTTGCCTTGGGCTTCGTCCCAGCGGCGGGTCTCCTGAACGATCTCTTCACCTTCATCCAAAGCTTCAGCTTGGCGGAATTGTTCATATTCCAGACCGCGCTGCACGCCGCGGAAGGAGTTCATGTTCTTGAGCTCCGCTTTGGTGCCAAGCTCCTTCTGCCCGTGAGGACGTAGGCTGATGTTCGCGTCACAGCGGAGCGAGCCTTCCTCCATTTTGACATCAGATACATCACAGTACTGCATAATTGCGCGCATCTTCTCCAGATAGGCACGAGCTTCTTCAGGAGAAGAAATCTCCGGCTCGGATACGATCTCAATCAGCGGAGTACCTACCCGGTTAAAGTCTACCAGGGAAGCATATCCCCCATCGACATGCGTCAGCTTACCCGCATCTTCTTCCAGGTGCAGACGGGTAATTCCAATTCGCTTTGTGGTTCCGTTCACTTCAATATCGATATAACCATTCAAGCCGATCGGCTGATCAAACTGCGAAATTTGATAGGCCTTGGGTGAATCCGGATAGAAGTAGTTCTTCCGGTCAAATTTGCTGACATCACCGATCTCGCAATTCAGCGCCATCGCCGCCTTGATTGCATAATCTACCGCCTGACGGTTCAGGACAGGCAGCACACCGGGATGTCCCAGACATACGGGACACGTATGCGTGTTGGGGGGAGCGCCAAATTCCGTAGAGCAGCCGCAGAAGATCTTGGACTTCGTATGCAGCTCCACGTGCACCTCCAGCCCGATCACCGTTTCATATTTCGATGTTGACATGGGATACCTCCTAAATACCTCTGTATTATAGAACCGGGCGCTTCTTATGGTGCTCGGTGTGAACTTCGTAAGCGTGAGCGGTTCGCAGAATTGTACTCTCATCGAACGCTTTGCCGATAATCTGCAGCCCGACAGGAAGCCCGTCTGCAAATCCGCATGGTACACTCAGCGCAGGAACCCCTGCGAGACTCACCGGTATGGTCAAAATATCATTCAGATACATCGTAAGCGGATCATCCACCTGTGACCCGAGCGGGAATGCTGTGGTAGGCGCTGTAGGTCCGATAATGACATCGTATTTCTCGAACGTCTGATCGAAATCTCTCTTGATTAGAGTACGCACCTTCTGGGCTTTCAAATAATAAGCATCATAGTAACCCGAACTGAGCGCATAAGTTCCCAGCATGATCCGGCGCTTCACCTCAGGGCCAAAGCCCTGGCTTCTGGATTCATGATACAGATCCAGCAGATTGCCGGCATGATCGGCACGAACGCCATATCTTACCCCATCGAACCTTGACAGGTTCGAAGATGCCTCGGAAGAGGCCAGCAAATAATAAGCGGCAACCGCATATTCGGTATGCGGCAGGGATACTTCCTCCCATACAGCCCCAAGGCTTTCAAGCACGCGCAGAGCCTCCAGAACCGCTTCTTTGACTTTCGGATCAACGCCTTCCAGATACTCCTTCGGAACTGCAATACGCAGCCCTTTGATATCGCCTGTTAATGCGCTGATATAATCCGCAACCTCTACGTTAGCAGAGGTAGAATCCTTGGAATCATAGCCCGCAATAGCTTGAAGCACGTAAGCCGCATCTTCCACATTCTTCGTGACTGGACCGATCTGATCCAGAGAGGACGCAAAAGCAACCAGGCCGTACCGGGACACGCGTCCATAAGTCGGCTTAAGACCGACAACACCGCAGTAGGATGCCGGCTGGCGAATAGATCCGCCTGTATCAGAACCAAGAGTGAAATAAGCTTCGCCCGCGGCAACCGCCGCAGCAGAACCACCGCTGGAGCCACCAGGCACACGGCTTAAATCCCAGGGATTGCGGGTAGTCTGGAAGCTGGAGTTCTCATTCGATCCCCCCATGGCGAATTCGTCCATGTTCAGCTTGCCAATGGTTACAGTATCGGCCTGCTTCAGCTTAAGCACCGAGGTCGCATCATAGATCGGGTTGTAATTCGACAGGAACTGGCTTGCACATGTAGTGCGCAGCCCCTCTGTCACCATGTTATCCTTGATTCCGACCGGAAGCCCGAACAGCAGACCCTTCTCTTCGCCTGACACGAGCTTGTTATCCAGACGTGCCGCCGCAGCGCGCGCTCCCGCCTCATCCAGTGTAAGATAGGCTTGAATCCGCTCATCCCTCTCTCCAATCGCAGTGAAAGCCTCACCTACCAGATCGGATACGGACAGCTCCTTGGCATGAAGCTTGTTATGTATCTCCTGCAAACGCAAATCAAATAATGACACGTTAAAATCCTCCCTTCAATCTTCCTTCTATTCGAGCACGGCCGGCACTTTGAACTGCCCGTCTTCTTCGTCAGGCGCGTTCAGGAATACCTTCTCCGCTGGCAGACTTTCCTTCACGACATCCTCGCGCATCACATTGCTGAGATGCAGGACGTGCGTAGTTGCCTCTACTCCGTCTGTATTCAGTTCCTTCAATTTGTCCGCATATTGTAAAATGGAGTTAAGCTGTTCTGTGAATGTCTCTTTCTCCTCTTGAGTCAGATTCAATCTTGCCAGCCTCGCTACATGTTCAACATCTTTTGTCTGGATACTCATTTCGGGCGTTCCCTCCTAATGATTTCTGATCGGCCGAGCCTGCTTGATCATTGTACAGCATGTCCATTCTCAAAGTCTGTAGCACAATCCATATAATCCGTATAATTATATTGTAGATAAGCCTATATTTCAATTGGAACCGGCTCCACTTCATCATACCGAACAAAAAAAGAGCCTGCATCCGCAGGCCCTTCTTAAATTAAATCCAAGCACGCAAATTTACCTGTTTGATAAATTCTGCCTGAGACATAGCTTCCTGTACCGCTTCCTCTTCTTCTTCCGACCGCTCTATCTCCCCATTCATAACCTGAAGGAAAAGCTTCTCATTATGAGTACTAAGAGCGAAGTCAATCAGCGCTTCACGTTCTACACGATCTACTTCCTGTTGAATCAGAGATTGCTCTGACTCAATATCGCTCGATGGAACGAAATAATTCCGATTGGTCTTCGGAGATCGGACGACATAATCGAATGCGTTGTCCGGATTACGATCATAAGCAATAATATAACCGTATCCTCCGACAGGAAGATTCTGCTCAAAGGCGTCAGCGACGATAATAATTTTCTCTCCTAAACGCAGCACCGTCTACCTCCCTGATATGATGTTCATGTTATTACATTATCCTACTAAAAATAGATAGGAATGTCCACGAAAAAGGGAGAACGCTGTCGGCTATTTTTTGAACATTATATTAACGTTTATAAAAAGAGGCTTTCCGGTAAAGCTCCAGCCTCTCACGCCACGGCTGTGCAATACCCATGCCTGTGTCTGAAGCCCTTCTCCAGCCGGGCATCCGCCCATCCGGGGCGGATCGTTCAAGACCCCGATTCCGGGTCCGATCCGTTGCCATCCGCCAATCAAAAGAAGATGTCCTATTAAATTCCATCATGACTCCTCCAATAAAAACACTATATTCAAGGAAAAAAAAGAACGCAAACCGGGATTGATTCCACAGCTTGCGTGCTTCGCGTAGTTAGTAACATTCAATTAACATACATTCTAGCAAAGGTGATTATGGTTGTCCAGCTTTTTCACACTATTTTGACAAAAGAAAGGCGTAATCTGACATATACCGGATATTCACTGGGACACATAAGGGTTGTTAGACTTCTCAAAGCCAATCGTGGTCTTGGGTCCATGACCCGGGTAGACCTTAACCTCATCCGGCATGCGGAACAGCTTGCCCTTAATGGAATCATATAGATCACGTTCACGGCCGCCAGGCAGATCGGTCCTGCCAATACTCATCTTGAAGAGCACATCGCCTGAGAACAGGTCATCACCTGAAAGAAAGCTCACGCTTCCGGGAGAATGTCCGGGAGTATGATATACCGTGAACTCATGTCCTATTAGAGTCAGCTTCTGCCCCTCAGCAAGATCAAACTCTGCGGGTGCCGTAGTTATTGGAGCGGTAACCTCTGTCCAGCGCATCGACCCGTTCAGCTTGGCATTAACCAGCCATTCGGCCTCGAGGGAATGAAGATATACCGGACAGTTCTTCGCCCGGCGAATCTCATCCACTCCGCCAATATGATCAAAGTGTGCATGGGTCAGCAGGATCGCTTCAATCTCCAGATTCTCAATCCGGCGAATCAGGGCAGCGGGATTCATTCCAGGGTCAATGATAATGGCTTTATTATCATCCTCTCCCCGGATTAGATAAGCATTAGTCTGCAGGGGGCCTAGGGAAAAGCTCTCGATTCTCAGCATCGCTTACAGCCCGGAAACCAGGTCGCGCAGCTCAGAAACAATGACCGCATGAACCTCGGTTCCTTCCCCGTATTTCTCCATTATCAGCTTGCGCGCCTGCTGGAGGTTCTCTTCGTAATCAGCAGCCTCGCGGTCCGGATTCTCCTGCTTGAACCGGATCATGACCTCCTGCACATGCTTGGGCCTCGGTCCCCACTGTCCAAGCACATGTCCGCCTGTATCCGCGAAGATTACAACAGGCACGGAGCGTCCGCCCATAGTCAGAAAGTTATCCATCAGATCCAGATTCTCTTCCAGGATCAGAACTTCAACCGGCCATTCCGATACTTCAAGCGCCCTAAATACAACAGGGATATTACGAACCACATCTCCGCACCAATCCGCTGCAAGAATCAGCACCCGAATATCATCCCGGTAGTTCAGACTTTCAAAAAACTCCCGATCCTCTTCGCTCGGCCATTCAAACTGGTTGTATCCAGATTCAAAGGCTTCCTTGTTCTTGGTCATTCCATCTATAAATTGCTGCGGGGTCAAGCCAGTCCGGAATTTGTAGCTTACATTATGTTTAGCGATGCTCATACAGCATCTCCTCTCTTCTTCTTGTTGGAATACCATTTATACAGAACATATACAATCAGAACAGCAAGAGCAATAAGCAGGATCGGCGTTATGTAAGGTGCCGCCTTCTCATGAATATGCTCCCATTGGTTACCCAGAGCGCTGCCGAGGTACACAAATAGGAACGACCAAGGAATTGAGGCAAGCACGGTAAGTACAGAAAAGCGCATGAATGACATCTTGGCAATTCCCGCCGGTATGGATATAACCTGCCTCATGACCGGAACAAATCTGGCGGTAAAGACAATTCCATCCCCGTATTTGTTGAACCAGTTCTCCGCGATATCCATATGGTGAGGCTTGATCTTGATGTATTTACCAAACCTGTTCAGGAAGGGACGTCCTCCAAAGCGGCCGATGAAATACAAAATCCACTGCTGGATTAAAGCTCCTATCGTACCAAAGAAGACAGCCCAGTAGAAATTAAGATCTCCCTTATATACGAGGAATCCCCCATACCCCAGGACAATTTCACTTGGGATGACTTCAATAGCCAGACCGAGCACAATACCAAAATAACCAAGTCCCCGAATTGCTTCAAACAACTGTTGAATTACACTTGATATGATATCCACTTTCGACCCACTCTCTCATTATTTTCTATTTACAGCCTATTCTATCATAGCGCGGTACATGCATTCTACTATGTGCAGCGGGCTGGGGTATCCGCCGCAAAGACGGGCGCATATGCTGTGGAGAGAGGAGTCGATCATATGCCAGCTTTTCAGGATAAGCATAAATCAGCCCTGCCATCCCCGCGCCGAATACGCCGCGGGTGCAGCAAAGAATTGTACCGAACGGTCAAACGCATGAAAATCTATATTCCTGATGCCAAACTTAAGGAAGGTGAAGACATTTATTACCGCAAAGTCATTGCAAATCTGATATGGATTCATGAGAACAGCAGCAACCGGAAGGTCCTGGCCAACTGGTGGGATGAACATGTCAGCCAGGAGCTTGCGGAGCTGTGGGAGGTGGACCGGACGAAGCTGAGCGAGTCCTTCAGAGATGCCTTTGGCGGATAGCAATTTGGCCATTCGGACGGGTTGCTGTTGAGAAGAAGTGTCTCTCAAGAATTAACGCCTGCTCTCTCGCCGCTTCCGTTATGCTGAACTGACGGTCATTCCGGAGGTTCCTTATGGCGCTGAGTGAATTAGCCAGAAGCTGATCACGGCGGAATAAGGCAAGCCCAGCCCGAGCCGCACGATCTGAATCATGGGATCGGCCAGCCCGGTCCAAGTTATGGGCCAGTGTGTGGAGCTGTCTTAAGATGGACGTGTGCAGGCTGCTGTTGTAGTGGTCGAGCAAAGCCGCTCTCTCCAATGAAGGAATGGCAGCAGGATCGCTTCGGGCCACTTGGACTCTTCCAAGTGCCAACCAAAGCTCCGATTGCAGCGGATTATGCTTAATCCCTTCCCGGAGCAGTCCTTCTGCATAGGCAGAATCTGTTATAGCCGAGAGTAAAATTCTCGGACCGAAGCGGTAAGGCCCTAGCTGGACGGCTCTGTTCAGCAGGCCTTTTGCCTCGGAAGCTCGGTTCAATGTGATGAGATGCAGGGCCTGTCCGCTTAACTGCTCACTTTTCATAAGGCATACACTAAGCACGCCCATCATAAGAAAGACAACTGCAGCAGCTGCCGGAATTAGCCGGAGTGCCCATCTGAGGAGGAGCTTCCCCCGCTTTTGAAGCCTTTGTCTCTTTGGCTGGCTAGAGTCCGTGAGTCTTCTAATATATATCCAGACTGTCCGCTGAATCCGGTGAATGTGAGTCGGGATACGCCTCATCGGCAGAAAAGTGGTCTGAAACACCATTGGTGGAGCTTTCCTCTGCTGTACGGAACCCTCGTTCGTTCCGATCACCGCGATCCAGATCAAGATCAGCCAGGTGAGCCCATAACTCATATCGAAGTCGATCCCCGCGTGCAGCACTAGCACAATAAAGGGGGCGAACCACAGACTTCTTCTCCGGAGCAGCAGCAATCCCACTCCGATAATCCAAGTCAGAATTACGGCCACGCCGATGATCCCCAAGCCTAGAAGCAGGTCGATATATCCGCTATGTACCTGGGCGCCGACATAAGGCTGACTCTGGATGCTCCGGTATACAGACCTCCAGACCTCACCTCCGCGGCCCCAGAGCGGGCTGTCCCCGATCTGATCCATGGCGTCGCGATACATAAGCAGCCGTGCCGATACCGTGCTTGTTCCGGTGCGGACAAGCACGGTTCCCCCGCCCGGCGCGGGAAAGAGCAGCGCCAGCCCAGCCCATGCACAGACTGCGGCCGCCAGCGCCCAGCGGAGCGGACGCTTGGGTGCCGAGTGCGAAGACCGGCGGGGAGCGCGCGAGGGCAGAAGCGTAAGCGGATGGCTACGGCGCGAGGACACGGGTGAGGCGCCGGGGCGCAGGGCGGGCCAGTGGGCGCGGCGGGTGCACGGGCGCGGGGACGCGGGCGGGGCGCCGAGGCGCAGCGCCGGCCAGTGGCCGCGGCGGATGCACGGGCGCGGGGACGCGGGCGGGGCGCCGGAGCGCAGCGCAGGCCAGTGGGCGCGGCGGGTGCGCGGGCGCGGGGACGCGGGTGAGGCGCCGGAGCGCAGCGCAGGCCAGTGGGCGCGGCGGGCGTGCGGGCGCGGGGACGCGGGCGGGGCGCCGGGGCGCAGCGCAGGCCAGTCGGCGCGGCGGGTGTGCGGGCGCGGGGACGCCGGCGCGGCGCCGGAGCGCGGTGCGGGCCAGTGGGCGCGGCGGGTGTGCGGGCGCGGGGACACGGGCGGGGCGCCGGGGCGCGGCGCGGGCCAGTCGGCGCGGCGGGTGTGCGGGCGCGGGGACGCGGGCAAGGCGCCGAGGCGCAGCGCGGGCCAGTCGGCGTGGCGGGTGTGCGGGCGCGGGGACGCGGGCAAGGCGCCGAGGCGCAGCGCGGGCCAGTCGGCGTGGCGGGTGTGCGGGCGCGGGGACGCAGGCAAGGCGCCGAGGCGCAGCGCGGGCCAGTCGGCGTGGCGGGTGTGCGGGCGCGGGGACGCCGGCGCGGCGCCGGGGCGCGGCGCGGGCCAGGGCGCGCGCGCCGCCCAAGACAGCGCCAGCGTGCAGGCCGCTGCGCCGGCCAGCCCCGCAAGCCCCGGCAGCTGCGCCGGGGCAAGGCCAGCTCCAGCGAGCTGGCGGTACACCCACAGACCGCCCCCGCCAAGGATGGCGGTCTGAAGCAGCAGCTGCCGCCGGGCTGCGCGGCTGGCCAAGGCTAACGCGGCGGCCCACCCGGCCGCCGTGCACAGCCACGCGCCGCGCGATTCCGTCAGCAGCAGGCTGACGCCGCAGCCAAGCGCAAGCGCGGCGCCGAGCGCCTGGCGAAGCGGCGCTGCGCGGTGACCCGCGCGCACGAGCGAGGCCAGCCGCTCGAGCAGCAGTGCCCCGAACACCGCGCCCAGCGTGTTCGGGTATTCGAGCAGTCCGCCGAGCCGGGCTCCGGCGGCGGACAGCTCTGCACTTGCGGTGCGCAGCACCGCATGCGGCAGCTGCGCCAAGCCGCACACCGCCGCGAGTCCTGCGGCGGTGAGGATGGCGGCGCAGACCGCCGGACCTGCACGCAGCACGGCGTGCGCTGCGGGCAGCTTCGCGGCCGAAGCGAGCCCGGCCGCGAAGACGCCGTAGAAGGCCCAGCGCAGGGCCTGATCCAGCGTGCCCTGCATCGATACCGGAGAGGTGAGCAGATGCGCCCCATATAACCCGGCCACAATGAACGGGGGGATCACCAACAAAAGTCCAGCTGAACGGCCCGGCCCACTAACCACACTCCAGTGTATGGCTGATCGATAACGTTCCGCCTCTCTTACCCCGCTTTCAAATGAGCCCCGCGCTTCCCTCAACCTTAGCGCCTGGTGTCCCATCACTACAGTCATAACGAGGAAGCCTGCCGCCATCCATGGATACATCCCTCTGCCCTCATAGAACCCCGTATATACACAAGAAACAACCAGCAGAAGTATATACACTGCTGCTATCCCTGCTTGCAGCTGTCTCTTTCCCATCCTACTCCCTCCACTAAAATGAACTGATGATCCTTCCCTTCAAGCTTAAATCCACAGCTTCCTTCCGAGCCTCCACCCACGTTTCTCCCAATTTCCCTCCAGCTCTCCTCAAAGCCTCCCTGCAGGCTTATTCCTTGCTATCCGCCTCTCCCTGTATACATAAGACACAAAAAAAGGCCAACCCTGTCTCCAGTGTTGACCTTAAGCCGCTATTACAAACCGTATGCTGATTAGTTGAGTATTGAGGTTCCGCGTAAGTCATACAGGCATGCGATAGACTCAGGGCAGCCGCGCT contains:
- a CDS encoding dehydrogenase — protein: MPAFQDKHKSALPSPRRIRRGCSKELYRTVKRMKIYIPDAKLKEGEDIYYRKVIANLIWIHENSSNRKVLANWWDEHVSQELAELWEVDRTKLSESFRDAFGG
- a CDS encoding DedA family protein, giving the protein MDIISSVIQQLFEAIRGLGYFGIVLGLAIEVIPSEIVLGYGGFLVYKGDLNFYWAVFFGTIGALIQQWILYFIGRFGGRPFLNRFGKYIKIKPHHMDIAENWFNKYGDGIVFTARFVPVMRQVISIPAGIAKMSFMRFSVLTVLASIPWSFLFVYLGSALGNQWEHIHEKAAPYITPILLIALAVLIVYVLYKWYSNKKKRGDAV
- a CDS encoding O-antigen ligase family protein; this encodes MSPRPHTRRAHWPAPRSGAAPASPRPHTRRADWPALRPGAPPASPRPHARRAHWPALRSGASPASPRPRTRRAHWPALRSGAPPASPRPCIRRGHWPALRLGAPPASPRPCTRRAHWPALRPGASPVSSRRSHPLTLLPSRAPRRSSHSAPKRPLRWALAAAVCAWAGLALLFPAPGGGTVLVRTGTSTVSARLLMYRDAMDQIGDSPLWGRGGEVWRSVYRSIQSQPYVGAQVHSGYIDLLLGLGIIGVAVILTWIIGVGLLLLRRRSLWFAPFIVLVLHAGIDFDMSYGLTWLILIWIAVIGTNEGSVQQRKAPPMVFQTTFLPMRRIPTHIHRIQRTVWIYIRRLTDSSQPKRQRLQKRGKLLLRWALRLIPAAAAVVFLMMGVLSVCLMKSEQLSGQALHLITLNRASEAKGLLNRAVQLGPYRFGPRILLSAITDSAYAEGLLREGIKHNPLQSELWLALGRVQVARSDPAAIPSLERAALLDHYNSSLHTSILRQLHTLAHNLDRAGRSHDSDRAARAGLALFRRDQLLANSLSAIRNLRNDRQFSITEAAREQALILERHFFSTATRPNGQIAIRQRHL
- a CDS encoding thioredoxin family protein → MAKHNVSYKFRTGLTPQQFIDGMTKNKEAFESGYNQFEWPSEEDREFFESLNYRDDIRVLILAADWCGDVVRNIPVVFRALEVSEWPVEVLILEENLDLMDNFLTMGGRSVPVVIFADTGGHVLGQWGPRPKHVQEVMIRFKQENPDREAADYEENLQQARKLIMEKYGEGTEVHAVIVSELRDLVSGL